GTTGCGTTTGAGTTGGTTGTGGTTAACCGTTAAACGCAGTGGTTCACGCGATGGTTTCTCTATTCAACAAGTTCTTGGTGAATAATGCGGGGTTAATGTTGAAACAGCACCCTCGAACGTCGTATGGTGGCGTCCAGGGCTCAGCACGCACGTCGTCAAAGAACAGTCGCAAGGTTGCATGGAATGCATCTTGAACGTCGCGCTCAAACATCATCCAGAGTTGCAATGTAGGTATTTGCTGCTAGGCGTCAATCCACGACGAAAGTTTCAGAACACGATTCGATCGCTCACCAGCCTAGATTCTTGTGCCGCATTTGACCCGAAGTCTCGGAAGTTATTCTACAAAAAATGGATGAGTTGTTTGATCGGCATCGAAAGGGACTCGAACAAAAATTTCTGCTGTGTCGCATTCAGGCACAGTATCTTGCTCGTCAGGAAGGCTTCCCGTTCTGCATACTTACTTCGGTGACACCTGGAACTGTCTTCGCCGCAGCAATCGCTAGAGCACGTTCGTTTGCATCCTTGTTGGTGCAAACTAGTGGTTCGTCAAACTCTAATTTTAGGATAGACCGATCTCAGTTTGATTCGAGCGTCGTCGATCTTCATCTGCCAGTCGACGCCTCGTTGCTTGTCGTTGATGTGCGTCGACCAAGCCGCGATTTCGGCTGACAACTCCTCGATGCTTCCGATGCGGCGGCCACCGACGCACTGTCGCGTGATGCTGCTCAATTCGTTCTCGGCAATGTTAAGCCAACTTCCGTGCTTGGGCGTGTAGCACCAGTTGATCCGCTTGACCAATGAGCGTGCGCGAGCCGGTTCGAACACTTCATAAAACGCTCCCCGAGTGTGGGTGTTTAGGTTGTCGCACACCAGCGTTACCTTCTCGCAGTCGGCGTAGCGACCTTCAAGCAATTCCGCCATCAGCAAAGCCCAGTCCACCTTGGTCTTCGTCTGCCGAGCGAATGCCTGCCGCCAACCGGCCAACGGTTCGGTGAACATAAAGATGTTCGCCACCCCAGCACGTTCGTATTCATAGTCGACTCGCTTGGGATGTTCGGCGGTCGCCTCGACAGGAGCCTTCACGTCTTTGATCAACTGGACCGGTTGCTCGTCCATGCAGAGGACCGGGCGGCTCGGATCGTAGGTTTTTTCATAGGTTTCCAGGACGTCTTCCATGCTCGCGGCGAATTCCGCATCGCACTGTGGCGGGATCACCCAGTACTGGATGTTGCGGTTGTTCATGCGATTTTTTTTAGCGTCTGCCGGACGGTCTCGTGCGAGACCGAGTCACAGATCCCCAGTTCGACGACCTTTTCGGCGAGCAGTCGAAGCGACCAGTTGGCATAGCCGGCCGGTGGCTTTCCCAATCGCGTCGCGATGA
This genomic window from Rhodopirellula bahusiensis contains:
- a CDS encoding PD-(D/E)XK nuclease domain-containing protein, which gives rise to MMFERDVQDAFHATLRLFFDDVRAEPWTPPYDVRGCCFNINPALFTKNLLNRETIA
- a CDS encoding IS630 family transposase, with product MNNRNIQYWVIPPQCDAEFAASMEDVLETYEKTYDPSRPVLCMDEQPVQLIKDVKAPVEATAEHPKRVDYEYERAGVANIFMFTEPLAGWRQAFARQTKTKVDWALLMAELLEGRYADCEKVTLVCDNLNTHTRGAFYEVFEPARARSLVKRINWCYTPKHGSWLNIAENELSSITRQCVGGRRIGSIEELSAEIAAWSTHINDKQRGVDWQMKIDDARIKLRSVYPKIRV